DNA from Mycolicibacterium alvei:
CTCGTCGTCCAAGCCGGCGGCGAGGGGCTCGACATCGCATGCGATGTCACGGACGAAGAGCAGGTCCGCGAACTCGCCGACAGCGCCGAGAAGTGGTTCGGCGCGGCAGCCAGCCTGGTGATCAACAACGCGGGCATCGGAATCGGTGGCAATGTCATCGGCGCGACGCCCAAGCGGGACTGGGAAGCGACACTTTCAGTCAACTTGTGGGGAGTGATTTACGGCTGCGAGATCTTCGTACCGCGACTTCGTGCGAAGGGCAGCGGGGGAATTATCAACGTCGCATCGGCTGCAAGTTTTGGAGCAGCGCCCCGGATGGGTGCCTATAACGTCAGCAAGGCCGGCGTGCTCTCGCTATCCGAGACTTTGGCGGCCGAGCTGAGTGGTACTGGTGTGGCGGTGACTGTACTGTGCCCGACATTTGTCAAGACCAACATCGTCGATAACCCTGGTATTGAGGAGTCGGCCGCCAAGCTGGCAACGAATTTGATGAAGTGGACCGGCGTGTCGGCGGAATCGGTGGCGCGCAAAACGTTGGACGCGAACGATCGCGGTCAGTTGCACGTCCTACCCCAAGTCGACGCGAAGATTCTCTGGTTATTTAAGCGGGCAGTGCCTGCCACGTATACCCGTGCGCTCGGTTTGGTTGAGCGAATCGCGCGCTAAGTCATTCCAGACAAAGACAAAGGAGACTCCAATGGCATTCAAATACAGCGATATGCTCGAGACGATCAAGAATCGGCAGTGGGCGCTGGCCGACATCGATTGGGATGCGCCGGGCGCCGATAAAATCACTGATGAGCAGCGGCCCGAACTGAAGCAGTTCATGGCTGACGTGGTGTGGATAGAACACGTCGGTGCACGCGCGTTCGCCGCCATGGCGCCGAAAGCGCCGTTCGAGGCTCTAGGTGACATCTACCGGTATTTCCATGCCGAGGAGCAGCGGCACGCCAACGCGGAGCTGGCGCTCATGCAGCGGTGGGGGATGCTCGAGGAAGGGGAAATCCCGGTGCCGAACAAGAATATTCGACTGGTCATCGAGTGGATCGACCGATACGCCGAGGCCCTCCCGCTGACGGTGATCGGAGCGGCGATCCCAGCCTTGGAGACTGCGCTCGACGGAGCATTGCTCAAGTTCCTTCTCGACGAGGTGCAGGATCCGCTCTGCGCCGAGGTCTTCAACAAGGTCAACAACGACGAATCGCGGCACTTGGCAGTGGGATTCCAGGTTCTGAACGACCTCGGCGCCAGCCCCATGCGCATTCATGCGACTCAGACGATGGGGGCGCTCATCGACCCGAGAATCCTTCTCGGCGGCGTCCTCTACGTGCCGTTGCTCACCAGGATGTTGACCAATCTCAACGCCATGGGATTGTCGGAGGAGAAGCTCTACAACGCGGTGATGCGGTACGAGAACGTCGGAGATCGTAGTGAGTTCACGCGCCGCGTTCCGGGCTACCACATCTTGAAGGCTCACATGTCCGCCAGCATCAAGCGTTCTCAGCCATTGCATTTCATTTCGCAGCGGCTGGGTACCGCGATCGACCACTTCCCCACCGAGGTGCTCGGTAAGTCACCGACGTGGACAGAAGAGCTGACCTACGAACCGGTGGCCAGATGAGCGACACCACGACCGTCTTGATCGTCGGTGCGGGTTTCGCCGGCCTGGGAACCGCAATCCGGTTGCTACAACAGGGTATCGACGATTTCGTTGTCCTTGAACGTGCCGACGAGGTGGGTGGTACCTGGCGGGACAACACCTATCCCGGCGCGGCGTGCGACATCCCGTCGCTGCTCTATTCCTACGGGTTCGAGCAAAATCCGGACTGGTCCCGCGCGTATTCGGGCAGCGCCGAGATCCTCGGCTACATCAAGACGATGGTCGACAAGTACTCGCTGTCGCGTTTCATCCGGTTCGGAGTGAACGTCACCGGTCTGGAGTTCGACGAGGAAAGCGCACTGTGGACGGCGCAGACAGCTGACGGCTCGCAGTTCACGGCGCGCACCGCAGTGATGGCCAGTGGGCCGCTGGCGAATGCGAGCCTGCCGGACATCCGCGGACTGGACACCTTCGATGGTCACAAGATCCACAGTGCGCGTTGGGATCACGACTACGACATGAGCGACAAACGTGTCGCCGTGATCGGCACCGGAGCCAGCGCTGTTCAGATCATTCCCGAACTGGTGAAGACTGCGCGGTCGGTCAAGGTCTTCCAACGCACCCCCGGCTGGGTCCTCCCTCGGCCCGACTTCTCCCATCCGCAGTGGGTGCGGACGGCGTTTCGTCGCTTGCCTCGCGTGCAGAACGTCGGACGGCAGGCGTGGTTTTGGGGCCACGAGCTCATGGCCGTCGGCATGGTCTGGGATACCCCGGTCACCACTGGCATCCAGCTACTGGCGAAGGCGAATTTGCGGAGGCAGGTATCGGATACTTGGCTCAGGCGCCAGCTGACGCCGAACTTCCGTGCCGGCTGCAAACGGATGCTGATGAGCAGCGATTACTACCCCGCTCTTCAGCGCGACAACTGCAAGCTCGTCTCATGGCCGATCGCGACCCTGTCGCCGAATGGCATACGGACCGCAGATGGCATCGAACACGAACTGGACTGCATCGTCTTCGCCACCGGCTTCGATGTATGCAAGGCTGGCACACCTTTTCCCATCCGAGGCGCGCATGGTCGTGAGCTCTCCGACGAGTGGTCCCAGGGCGCCTATGCGTACCGGAGCGTCACCGTCGCAGGCTATCCCAATCTTTTCTTCACCTTCGGACCAAATTCAGGGCCCGGCCATAACTCGGCCCTCGTGTACATGGAGGCCGAGATCAACTACATCGTCAAAGCCATCGGCGCGATCATCGCGAATGATCTCAGTACGCTCGAGGTCCGCGAAGATCGGCAAAATAATTACCACGGCGAGGTACAGCAGCGGTTGGGAAGTACGACTTGGAATTCGGGTTGCAAGAGCTGGTACCTCACGAATGACGGATACAACGGCACCATGTACCCCGGTTTCGCCACCCAGTTCAAGCGCGCACTGTCCAAGGTCGACATGGGTGATTATGTAACGACCCCGACAACCGCACGAACTGAGCACCACCCAACCGAACACGCCCAAAACGGCTCGAATGTGGCCAAGGTTGCCCAGGGCCGCAAGGCCAAGGTAGCCCAGGGCCGAAAAAGCGCAGGCGCCCTGCCAACGCGGTCTGACGTCAAAGCCGACATCCTGGACGTGGGCGTCGGGAAGGTACCGCCTAAGCGCGCAGCCTCGAGAGTGAGGAAAGACGCTTGAGTGTCCATGTTGCGGGCGACGAGAATGCCCCCACCTCCGGAGCCCCTACGTACGAGGTCCCCACCCACGAGATATTGGTCATCGGAGCTGGATTCTCCGGGATCGGAGTGGGCATCAAGCTGCTGAAGGAAGGTTTCTCGGACTTCCTCATCGTTGATGAGGCCCAAGGGGTGGGTGGAACCTGGTACTGGAATACCTACCCGGGGATTGCAGTAGACATTCCGTCATATAGTTACCAATTCTCCTTTGAGAAACGCCCGTCGTGGTCCCGTACCTATGCGCCGGGGATCGAACTGAAGAACTACGCGAAGCATTGCGTGAAAAAATATGGCCTCGCGTCGCGCATCCGCTTCGGAGTCACGGTTGTGAGGGCTGAGTTCGACGAAGAATCGACATTGTGGCGTTTGTTTACCTCGACGGACGAGGAACTGACAGCGAGGTTCGTCATCAATGCCTCCGGGGTTCTCACGCGACCAAAATCGCCGGACATACCGGGGGTCGGGGACTTCGGCGGGGTCACGATGCACACGTCGCGCTGGGACCACCAGCAGACCCTCACCGGAAAGAGGGTCGCCGTCATCGGGACGGGCGCCTCGGCGGTGCAACTGATCCCCTCGATAGCCAAGGACGTGGACACACTCACCGTCTTTCAGCGCACCCCGATATGGTGTCTGCCGAAATTCGACTTCGCGGTGCCCCGCCCGCTGAGTGCTCTTCTCCGGCTCGCACCCGGAGCGCAGATCGCCGCGCGGGGAGCCAGCCAGGCCTTTGTCGAACTCACCTTTCCCGTCGCAGCGCACTTCCATACCGCCATACCGCTGGCGTCGGCGATCGAGCGTGCAGCGATCAGCTATATGCGTCGGCAGGTCACCGACCCGGTCGTTCGGGAGAAGCTGACGCCGCGTTACGCGCTGGGCTGCAAGCGACCAAGCTTTCACAACGAATATTTGAAGACGTTCAACCGCGAGAACGTCCTTCTTGAAACCAACCCCATCACCCGGGTGGATGAGACCGCGGTAATTACGGCCGATGGCGTCAGACACGAGATCGACGTGCTCGTCCTGGCAACGGGATTCAAGGTCATGGAATCGGACAGCATGCCCACCTACTCGCTCAGAGGTGTCGCCGGCCGAGACCAGGCACAGTGGTGGGACGAGAACCGACTCCAGGCATATGAGGGAGTCAGCGTGCCAGGATTCCCGAACCATTTCTCAGTGTTTGGCCCGTACGGATACAACGGGTCGTCCTACTTCGCACTCATCGAGGCACAGGCGGGTCACATTCTCCGTTGCCTCCGGCATGCCAGGACGGCCGACTCGAACTACGTCGAGGTACGCGAGGAGGCGAATCAACGCTTCTTCGCGGAGATGCTGGCACGGCGGCATACGCAGGTCTTCTGGCAGGACAGCTGCGCGGGCGCGAACAGCTATTACTTCGACAAGCATGGGGACGTGCCTCTGCGTCCCACGACGACGGTCGAGTCGATCTGGCGCAGTCGACGATTCGACTTGGCCGACTACCGTTTCGAACGGCGACCGGCGAAAAAGGCGGACACTGCCCCACAGAAGGTGGACACCGCCGGATGAGTTCACCTGCCAGGCCGAATCCGAGCATGGCGAGCCACCTGGTCGCGGCAACGGCGCGAGGCGTTCTTCGACCTCTCACGCAAGTGATTCCGGCCAACGACCATGGCTTCGCGGTCATGGACCGCGTGCTACGGGGAACACTCGTGGTGTCGCGGCCAAGGCGCGCAATCAGTGTCGAGAAGGTAGACACGCCCTTCGCCGGTGAACGTGTGCGAGGCGACTGGGTCAAGGCGGCCAACGTGGCCTCGGATGCTCCGCCGATTCTTTATATACACGGCGGCGCATTTTCTATGTGCTCTCCCGAGACCCACCGTGGCCTCATCAGCGAACTGTCCGCGGCCGCCCGCAGGCCGGTATTTGCCGTGCGCTATCGATTGGTCCCGAAATATCCCTTCCCGGCGGCCGCAGATGATGCACTGATCGCCTATCGATGGTTGACAGAGGGAAGCGCGATCAC
Protein-coding regions in this window:
- a CDS encoding SDR family NAD(P)-dependent oxidoreductase, which gives rise to MDILRWDRPPRLSRRANAVVTGAGSGIGRAFAVELARRGGRVVCADIDPVRAKETVGLVVQAGGEGLDIACDVTDEEQVRELADSAEKWFGAAASLVINNAGIGIGGNVIGATPKRDWEATLSVNLWGVIYGCEIFVPRLRAKGSGGIINVASAASFGAAPRMGAYNVSKAGVLSLSETLAAELSGTGVAVTVLCPTFVKTNIVDNPGIEESAAKLATNLMKWTGVSAESVARKTLDANDRGQLHVLPQVDAKILWLFKRAVPATYTRALGLVERIAR
- a CDS encoding flavin-containing monooxygenase, which translates into the protein MSDTTTVLIVGAGFAGLGTAIRLLQQGIDDFVVLERADEVGGTWRDNTYPGAACDIPSLLYSYGFEQNPDWSRAYSGSAEILGYIKTMVDKYSLSRFIRFGVNVTGLEFDEESALWTAQTADGSQFTARTAVMASGPLANASLPDIRGLDTFDGHKIHSARWDHDYDMSDKRVAVIGTGASAVQIIPELVKTARSVKVFQRTPGWVLPRPDFSHPQWVRTAFRRLPRVQNVGRQAWFWGHELMAVGMVWDTPVTTGIQLLAKANLRRQVSDTWLRRQLTPNFRAGCKRMLMSSDYYPALQRDNCKLVSWPIATLSPNGIRTADGIEHELDCIVFATGFDVCKAGTPFPIRGAHGRELSDEWSQGAYAYRSVTVAGYPNLFFTFGPNSGPGHNSALVYMEAEINYIVKAIGAIIANDLSTLEVREDRQNNYHGEVQQRLGSTTWNSGCKSWYLTNDGYNGTMYPGFATQFKRALSKVDMGDYVTTPTTARTEHHPTEHAQNGSNVAKVAQGRKAKVAQGRKSAGALPTRSDVKADILDVGVGKVPPKRAASRVRKDA
- a CDS encoding flavin-containing monooxygenase, with the protein product MGIKLLKEGFSDFLIVDEAQGVGGTWYWNTYPGIAVDIPSYSYQFSFEKRPSWSRTYAPGIELKNYAKHCVKKYGLASRIRFGVTVVRAEFDEESTLWRLFTSTDEELTARFVINASGVLTRPKSPDIPGVGDFGGVTMHTSRWDHQQTLTGKRVAVIGTGASAVQLIPSIAKDVDTLTVFQRTPIWCLPKFDFAVPRPLSALLRLAPGAQIAARGASQAFVELTFPVAAHFHTAIPLASAIERAAISYMRRQVTDPVVREKLTPRYALGCKRPSFHNEYLKTFNRENVLLETNPITRVDETAVITADGVRHEIDVLVLATGFKVMESDSMPTYSLRGVAGRDQAQWWDENRLQAYEGVSVPGFPNHFSVFGPYGYNGSSYFALIEAQAGHILRCLRHARTADSNYVEVREEANQRFFAEMLARRHTQVFWQDSCAGANSYYFDKHGDVPLRPTTTVESIWRSRRFDLADYRFERRPAKKADTAPQKVDTAG